One Bradyrhizobium sp. ISRA464 genomic window carries:
- a CDS encoding HrpF/NolX family T3SS translocon protein: MSVNNLPLTACSTVTLSGLAPGLPSAGELSSFEAILAGCSLKDKTGDHSVPQDTEAAESAKQLAEELTQETRNILPPDLRAALDGFGQAPPPAPAAGSIGIAAAPVPSSRITWNSGTLTDTELQIVSVLNRHKDKCPLDWKSLGDLANDPSTPPDLKAAIEALQQDPELFYAIGSQGDGRCGGKIKADDLSSFSDHHAQVAAFQDQQARRYEHNYIPSDGTGSGQPSVMSENDALRELYRYSDNLPKNLSLADFKQIVDGEAKTGKCPPQVVAAAQYFLDHPNEWKQLYGGSIDKVHKEDFLQVASSSMNLSQTELDTLNTINKNQAAFFGKGDLTRDKLASMVDDKSLAPEVRQAASQLLSDPLLFGLLNNSITGYKTHHKVFDFGGGHTVDSGNISNNDFTHFFSNMSAANRTPHHLKTHVAKTAADQSAVADMMIGVEDQPDIKSPKKNGGAFMHVLDDVLKVGSKVIDWAATAVGVLGVIPGLGELADLASMVLESEAQAANLLHTAITGGNLKQALEEAGLSLAAQAVGCIAGPEVKLAMREGLVKQAIQEAATAGINLPVSMAQSYAENYLNDLKARIESERTQAGGVYS, translated from the coding sequence ATGTCAGTCAACAACCTACCGCTAACCGCTTGCTCAACGGTGACTTTGTCCGGGCTTGCTCCGGGCCTCCCGTCAGCCGGGGAGCTTTCAAGCTTCGAGGCGATTCTGGCCGGTTGCTCCTTGAAAGATAAGACGGGCGATCACTCGGTACCGCAGGATACGGAGGCGGCAGAGTCAGCCAAGCAACTGGCGGAGGAGCTCACGCAGGAAACGCGAAATATCTTGCCGCCAGACCTCAGGGCAGCATTGGATGGATTTGGGCAAGCTCCACCGCCCGCGCCGGCTGCGGGCAGCATTGGAATTGCGGCGGCGCCGGTACCCAGCTCAAGGATTACATGGAACAGCGGCACTCTGACTGATACGGAGTTGCAGATTGTGTCGGTGTTGAACCGTCACAAAGACAAGTGCCCGCTGGATTGGAAATCGCTTGGAGATTTGGCCAATGATCCCTCCACACCGCCGGATCTCAAGGCGGCGATCGAAGCACTGCAGCAGGACCCGGAACTCTTCTATGCGATAGGATCGCAAGGCGACGGCCGCTGCGGTGGCAAGATCAAGGCAGATGACCTCTCCAGCTTCTCCGATCATCACGCACAGGTAGCCGCATTCCAGGACCAGCAGGCGCGACGCTACGAGCACAACTACATTCCATCCGACGGCACCGGAAGCGGTCAGCCATCGGTTATGAGCGAAAACGATGCATTGCGCGAACTTTATCGGTATTCGGATAACCTGCCCAAGAACCTGAGCCTTGCGGATTTCAAGCAGATCGTCGACGGCGAGGCCAAAACCGGCAAATGTCCGCCGCAGGTTGTCGCAGCCGCGCAATACTTCCTCGATCATCCCAACGAATGGAAACAGTTGTATGGTGGCTCGATAGATAAAGTCCATAAGGAGGACTTCCTGCAGGTTGCTTCATCGTCGATGAACCTCTCGCAGACCGAGCTGGATACGTTGAACACGATCAACAAGAATCAAGCCGCTTTCTTCGGAAAGGGCGACCTGACGCGGGACAAGCTCGCCAGCATGGTCGATGACAAGAGCCTGGCTCCCGAGGTACGACAGGCGGCCTCACAGCTGCTGTCGGATCCTCTGTTGTTCGGGCTCCTGAACAATTCGATCACAGGCTACAAGACCCACCATAAGGTCTTTGACTTCGGCGGCGGTCATACGGTCGATTCCGGCAACATCAGCAATAACGACTTCACCCACTTCTTCAGCAACATGTCGGCTGCCAACCGCACGCCCCATCACTTGAAGACGCATGTCGCCAAAACGGCTGCCGATCAGTCCGCTGTCGCAGACATGATGATTGGCGTGGAGGATCAGCCCGATATCAAGTCTCCCAAGAAGAACGGGGGCGCCTTCATGCACGTGCTTGACGATGTGCTCAAGGTGGGCTCGAAGGTGATCGACTGGGCCGCAACGGCGGTTGGTGTACTTGGCGTCATTCCAGGCTTGGGTGAATTGGCCGATCTGGCGTCAATGGTGCTCGAGAGCGAGGCGCAAGCAGCCAATCTTCTGCACACAGCCATCACAGGCGGCAACTTGAAACAAGCGCTGGAAGAAGCCGGCCTCAGTCTTGCGGCTCAGGCGGTGGGCTGTATAGCCGGCCCTGAGGTCAAACTGGCCATGCGCGAAGGCTTGGTGAAACAGGCCATTCAAGAAGCGGCGACAGCCGGCATCAACCTGCCGGTTTCGATGGCGCAGTCCTACGCGGAAAATTATTTGAACGACCTGAAGGCTCGCATCGAGTCCGAGCGGACGCAAGCCGGCGGCGTTTACAGCTAG
- a CDS encoding nodulation protein NopA, with protein sequence MPNVGASHTSTAGGAAGTITSAAGSAAAEAAGEAAFNRQLAALTATSTKAAERDVEVRVVSTELSTVKKVADERVQ encoded by the coding sequence ATGCCTAACGTTGGTGCGTCTCATACCTCGACTGCAGGTGGGGCAGCTGGCACTATCACTTCTGCGGCTGGTTCCGCGGCTGCTGAAGCCGCAGGAGAAGCGGCCTTCAATCGGCAACTCGCGGCCCTGACCGCCACCAGCACGAAGGCTGCTGAGAGGGACGTGGAAGTGCGCGTCGTTTCAACTGAGCTTTCAACCGTCAAGAAGGTCGCCGACGAGCGGGTTCAATAA
- the sctV gene encoding type III secretion system export apparatus subunit SctV, with protein sequence MANVLRSLIMRAPAHPDLMVALMLLLAIGMMIMPIPIVVIDMLIGFNLGFAILLLMVALYLNTPLDFSSLPGVILISTVFRLALTVATTRLILAEGDAGSIIQTFGDFVISGNIAVGIVIFLIVTMVQFMVLAKGAERVAEVSARFTLDALPGKQMAIDAELRNGHIDQHEARSRRAVLERESQLHGAMDGAMKFVKGDAIAGLIVICINMLGGISIAILSKGMSLEEALHQYTILTIGDALISQIPALLLSITAATIVTRVNGPSKLNLGADIVNQLTASTQALRLAACVLVVMGLVPGFPLPPFVMLATLFAAASFVKVGIPGSKTAAKPGTGTSGSAPAQAQAQKQTVPAEALPITLVLAPNLIHAIDKDELEQSIGQISATVSSDLGITVPRIPTQVDQHLNESQFRVDVEGVPVEGDFVDPTQLVLNDDAANIELSGIPFRQDPETNRIWIEQGHATALKAAGIGHHRPSDVIALRVHATLTRYAQRLVGIQETRQLLGRMEQEYADLVKEVLRTTPVPRIADVLRRLLDEGIPIRNTRLVLEALAEWSEREQNAVLLAEYVRSGLKRQICHRYANAHGVVAAFIIERETEEIVRGAVRDTAVGPYLVLEDWQSEKLLSQFRQIHSSVARSKNRPVVLGSMDIRRFVRGFLTRNAIDLPVLSYQDLASDFTVQPIGSVKLTAAKDSASSGAIRDPIPAAS encoded by the coding sequence ATGGCCAACGTCTTACGCAGTCTCATCATGCGCGCGCCGGCACACCCGGATTTGATGGTCGCGTTGATGCTTCTTCTGGCGATCGGAATGATGATCATGCCGATCCCCATCGTCGTGATCGACATGTTGATCGGCTTCAACCTGGGCTTTGCCATACTGCTGCTCATGGTCGCGCTGTATCTCAACACCCCACTTGACTTCTCGTCCCTGCCGGGCGTCATCCTGATCTCAACCGTCTTTCGCTTGGCTCTCACCGTCGCAACGACGCGGCTGATTCTCGCTGAGGGCGACGCCGGCAGCATCATCCAGACGTTCGGCGATTTCGTCATATCAGGCAACATCGCGGTCGGAATCGTCATATTCCTAATCGTGACCATGGTGCAGTTCATGGTTCTTGCCAAAGGTGCCGAACGGGTCGCAGAGGTGTCGGCACGTTTCACGTTGGACGCGCTGCCCGGCAAGCAGATGGCGATAGACGCGGAGCTGCGCAACGGTCATATCGATCAACACGAAGCTCGCAGCCGGCGCGCCGTACTCGAGCGAGAAAGCCAACTTCACGGCGCTATGGACGGCGCCATGAAATTCGTGAAAGGCGACGCCATCGCCGGGCTCATAGTCATCTGCATCAATATGCTCGGAGGCATCTCGATCGCTATACTCTCCAAGGGCATGTCCCTTGAAGAGGCGCTGCATCAATATACGATCCTGACAATAGGTGATGCGCTCATCTCGCAGATTCCCGCTCTTCTGTTGTCAATTACGGCCGCAACTATCGTCACCCGTGTCAACGGTCCTTCCAAACTCAATCTTGGCGCCGATATCGTCAACCAGCTGACGGCCAGCACACAAGCGCTTCGATTGGCTGCCTGCGTCCTGGTTGTGATGGGGCTCGTCCCAGGTTTCCCTTTGCCTCCGTTCGTCATGCTGGCCACGCTCTTTGCTGCGGCAAGCTTCGTCAAGGTCGGCATACCCGGCAGCAAGACCGCCGCCAAGCCGGGCACCGGCACCAGCGGTTCGGCTCCGGCTCAGGCCCAAGCTCAGAAGCAGACCGTGCCTGCAGAGGCGCTTCCAATCACGCTGGTCCTCGCCCCGAATCTGATCCATGCAATCGACAAAGACGAGCTTGAGCAAAGCATCGGGCAGATTTCGGCAACGGTCTCCTCAGATCTTGGCATCACGGTTCCACGCATCCCCACCCAAGTCGACCAACACTTAAATGAATCGCAATTCCGGGTCGACGTCGAGGGAGTGCCGGTTGAAGGTGATTTCGTTGACCCGACGCAACTCGTGCTTAACGATGACGCGGCGAACATCGAGTTGAGCGGCATCCCCTTTCGGCAAGATCCCGAGACGAATCGAATCTGGATCGAACAAGGTCATGCGACGGCTCTCAAAGCCGCCGGAATCGGACATCACCGCCCGAGCGACGTCATCGCCTTGCGCGTCCACGCGACATTGACACGCTACGCACAGCGTTTGGTGGGCATTCAGGAGACGCGTCAACTGCTGGGCCGGATGGAGCAAGAGTATGCTGATCTGGTAAAGGAAGTGCTGCGCACAACACCGGTACCCCGGATCGCTGACGTCCTACGCCGCCTATTGGACGAGGGGATTCCCATTCGCAATACCCGCCTGGTCCTGGAGGCGTTGGCAGAATGGAGTGAACGGGAGCAGAACGCCGTGCTGCTCGCCGAATATGTTCGCTCCGGTCTGAAACGACAAATATGTCATCGCTATGCAAACGCCCACGGCGTGGTGGCCGCCTTCATCATCGAACGTGAGACCGAGGAGATCGTGCGTGGCGCGGTGCGCGATACTGCAGTCGGTCCCTACCTGGTGTTAGAGGATTGGCAGAGCGAGAAGCTGCTTTCACAATTCCGCCAGATCCATTCCAGCGTCGCACGGAGCAAGAACCGGCCGGTAGTTCTTGGTTCAATGGATATCCGGCGCTTCGTGCGCGGCTTTCTTACCCGCAACGCGATTGATCTGCCTGTTCTGTCCTACCAGGATCTCGCCTCGGATTTCACCGTCCAGCCAATTGGATCGGTCAAGCTCACGGCTGCCAAGGATAGCGCTTCATCAGGAGCGATTCGTGACCCGATCCCCGCCGCCAGTTAA
- a CDS encoding tetratricopeptide repeat protein encodes MNTKEIDPATRERIATALGRDADEDALRDSLKQQPGNVDAAIPLARALLAHKRPDEALEVLDNVLRAVPGDLRALNAKGVALDSEGRHREAQALYRQALAAEPANPMLRNNLRLSLALDGTAETSRASQPPRMSEPQ; translated from the coding sequence TTGAACACCAAGGAGATTGACCCTGCTACGCGAGAACGCATCGCGACCGCCCTTGGTCGAGATGCCGATGAGGACGCCTTGCGAGATTCATTAAAGCAACAACCGGGTAATGTTGATGCGGCGATTCCGCTTGCGCGCGCCTTGCTGGCGCACAAGCGTCCCGATGAAGCGCTCGAGGTGCTCGACAACGTCTTGCGTGCCGTCCCCGGTGATCTACGCGCCCTGAACGCGAAGGGAGTTGCTCTCGACAGTGAGGGTCGTCATCGTGAGGCGCAGGCCCTCTATCGGCAAGCTCTCGCAGCCGAGCCCGCAAATCCGATGTTGCGCAACAATCTGAGGCTATCGCTCGCACTTGACGGAACGGCCGAAACCAGCCGCGCTAGCCAACCACCGCGGATGAGCGAGCCACAATGA
- a CDS encoding effector protein NopP, with protein MKDFYGDEIKDIAARPQRYSRSVSLRAEHAADVAYNHGGTDSDSKDARYFSYQLGNTSADDMSDVFEGEQWQQQFPGRIATSVVSFQVTHPLVDNAGDILLEHQLRRDGERPLLLSHPINEQAKARTAALGFGDVGHSIMALDPTRHGDEWTKNSEGKWQRKDKPPLYLSTIDDGERNAHHASPARAPAHAPEWDDDLM; from the coding sequence GTGAAAGACTTCTATGGCGACGAGATAAAGGATATCGCCGCAAGACCGCAGAGGTACTCGCGTTCAGTGTCGTTGAGAGCCGAACACGCAGCGGACGTCGCTTACAACCACGGCGGAACGGATTCTGATTCGAAGGACGCACGATATTTCAGCTACCAGTTAGGCAACACGAGCGCAGATGATATGAGCGATGTGTTCGAAGGAGAACAATGGCAGCAGCAATTTCCAGGACGGATCGCCACATCCGTTGTAAGTTTTCAGGTCACTCACCCGCTTGTGGACAACGCAGGCGATATTCTGCTGGAACACCAGCTTCGGCGTGACGGCGAGCGACCATTGCTGCTCTCTCATCCTATCAACGAACAAGCGAAAGCCCGCACGGCAGCATTGGGTTTTGGTGATGTGGGTCACTCGATCATGGCGCTTGACCCGACCCGCCACGGCGACGAGTGGACCAAGAACAGCGAAGGCAAATGGCAGCGAAAAGACAAACCGCCGTTATATCTGTCGACAATCGACGATGGCGAACGCAATGCTCATCACGCCAGCCCCGCGCGTGCACCAGCTCACGCGCCGGAATGGGACGATGACTTGATGTAA
- a CDS encoding NEL-type E3 ubiquitin ligase domain-containing protein: MDAGRAQRGARTTSETSETGETSEPRERWGEAMTLARASAADQTPREASAPSESPRNQVAENRAAEEGQGENTNGPEATRRTRAWEEAGDIDEALDLSSLSLTTLPAALPAGLRRLNLDDNQLTTLPHPLPAGLRRLYASGNRLSSLPDLPAALRRLYAISNRLTSLPAELPPGLRRLNVNSNRLTDLPDLPPTLQELDASGNHLTSLPALPAGLERLNVDYNQLADLPDPLPAALEWLSASHNRLTSLPETVPSELLWLDASNNQLTSVPEPLLARLGRESSINLEDNPLPEEVQANLMTALQSGDYAGPQVFFTGDEGVAQVQARSLSDVVADWLVGEPKMVAAWQGFAQEPGAQQYAHCLDRLRGTVNYGNETFRQAVRDDLRQAAIRPRLREQYFQLALDASTSCEDRITLTWNGMQTARLNVDVEDGVYDGRLEELLQHGRVMFRLETLDGIARDRVKSLRRADPDSDVDEIEVYLAYQNQLRDPLELLHIAPDMRFLAVSHVDQNDVAAAETFVRNQEKTGFADYLATRWQPWATVARRIAPKDYEAMEKRLADAVENEFKTRLAQSLAALQMTADTQASSSTSWLQDAERELGAEISSKLACEIKGDLLRKVLTDRGLAL; encoded by the coding sequence ATGGACGCAGGACGGGCTCAGCGGGGCGCTCGCACGACTTCCGAAACGTCGGAAACTGGTGAAACTTCCGAACCGAGGGAGCGATGGGGCGAAGCCATGACACTGGCGAGGGCGTCTGCCGCCGATCAGACTCCTCGCGAAGCTTCGGCTCCGAGCGAATCGCCGCGCAATCAGGTTGCGGAGAACAGGGCTGCCGAAGAGGGGCAGGGCGAGAACACGAACGGGCCGGAGGCGACGAGGCGAACGAGAGCTTGGGAAGAGGCGGGCGATATCGATGAAGCGCTGGATTTGTCGTCATTGTCCCTGACCACCTTGCCGGCTGCTCTCCCGGCCGGCCTCCGCCGCCTGAATCTTGACGACAACCAGTTGACCACTTTACCCCATCCTCTTCCGGCCGGTCTCCGGCGGCTCTATGCCAGCGGCAATCGCCTATCCAGTCTGCCCGACCTTCCTGCCGCACTGCGGCGGCTTTACGCCATCAGCAATCGGCTAACCAGCCTGCCCGCTGAGCTGCCGCCCGGGCTCCGCCGCCTGAACGTCAACAGCAATCGGCTAACCGATCTGCCCGACCTTCCACCAACACTTCAGGAGCTCGATGCCAGCGGCAACCATCTGACCAGCCTGCCCGCCCTTCCAGCCGGGCTCGAGCGCTTGAACGTCGACTATAATCAGCTGGCCGATCTCCCCGATCCCCTTCCGGCTGCGCTCGAGTGGCTCAGCGCCAGCCACAATCGGCTAACCAGCTTGCCCGAGACTGTCCCGTCAGAGCTCCTATGGCTTGATGCCAGCAATAACCAGTTGACCAGCGTGCCCGAGCCCCTGCTGGCCCGGCTAGGTCGAGAGTCCAGCATCAACCTGGAGGATAATCCGCTGCCCGAGGAGGTGCAGGCCAACCTGATGACGGCCCTGCAGTCTGGGGACTACGCTGGCCCGCAGGTGTTTTTTACAGGGGATGAAGGGGTCGCACAAGTTCAGGCGCGCTCCTTGTCCGATGTTGTCGCGGACTGGCTCGTTGGTGAGCCGAAGATGGTGGCCGCCTGGCAGGGCTTCGCCCAAGAACCGGGCGCCCAGCAATACGCACACTGTCTGGACAGGCTGAGAGGTACCGTGAACTACGGCAATGAGACGTTCCGGCAGGCGGTGCGCGATGACCTGAGGCAAGCTGCGATCAGGCCGCGATTGCGCGAGCAGTACTTCCAACTCGCCCTCGACGCGAGCACGAGTTGCGAAGATCGCATCACTTTGACTTGGAATGGCATGCAGACCGCCCGTCTGAACGTTGATGTCGAGGACGGGGTCTATGACGGGCGGCTCGAGGAACTGCTCCAGCACGGTCGTGTCATGTTCCGCCTGGAGACGCTGGACGGCATCGCGCGCGACAGGGTCAAGTCGCTCCGCCGCGCCGATCCGGACTCCGACGTCGACGAGATCGAAGTCTACCTTGCTTACCAGAATCAGCTGCGTGACCCGCTGGAATTGTTGCACATCGCCCCCGACATGCGCTTCTTGGCCGTCTCGCACGTCGATCAGAACGACGTCGCTGCGGCTGAGACATTCGTGCGGAACCAGGAGAAAACAGGGTTCGCCGATTATCTGGCAACGCGCTGGCAACCTTGGGCGACGGTCGCGCGCCGTATCGCGCCCAAAGACTACGAAGCGATGGAGAAGCGGCTCGCCGATGCAGTAGAAAATGAATTCAAGACTCGCTTGGCCCAAAGCCTCGCCGCGCTTCAGATGACCGCAGACACCCAGGCATCCTCTTCCACGTCCTGGTTGCAGGATGCCGAGCGGGAGCTTGGAGCCGAGATCAGCAGCAAGCTCGCTTGCGAGATCAAGGGCGATCTCCTGCGCAAGGTGCTCACAGACCGAGGGCTTGCGCTCTGA